AGTCACTCTAAAAGCAATTCTCAATGGGAAATTGGCTTTAATAATCCCTGTAATAACATTTACAGAAGGTCTTTGTGTAGCCACAATTAAGTGAATTCCAATAGCACGAGCCAATTGAGCCAAACGAGCAATAGGAGTTTCTACTTCTTTACCTGCTGTCATAATTAAATCTGCAAATTCATCAATCACCAATACGATGTATGGTAAGAATTTATGACCATCATTAGGATTTAACTTACGAGCTTTAAATTTTTCGTTATACTCTTTAATGTTACGCACCATAGCATCTTTAAGCAAGTCGTAACGATTGTCCATTTCTATACACAACGAGTTTAAAGTATGAATAACTTTAGTAGTATCTGTAATAATGGCATCATCTGTATCTGGTAATTTGGCTAAGTAATGACGTTCTATTTTGTTAAATAAAGTCAATTCTACTTTTTTAGGATCTACCAATACAAACTTAATTTCTGCTGGATGTTTTTTATATAATAAAGATGTTAAAATTGCATTTAATCCTACAGATTTTCCTTGACCAGTAGCACCCGCCATTAATAGGTGAGGAGCTTTGGCTAAATCGAAAATAAATGTTTCGTTAGCAATGGTTTTACCTAAAGCAATAGGCAATTCCATTTTAGACTGTTGAAATCTGTTAGAAGCAATAACAGAGTTCATAGAAACAACTGTTGCTTTTTGGTTTGGAACTTCTATACCAATGGTTCCTTTACCTGGAATTGGGGCAATAATTCTAATTCCTAAAGCAGATAAAGACAAAGCAATATCATCTTCTAAGTTTTTAATTTTAGAAATTCTAATTCCTGCTTCTGGTACAATTTCATACAAAGTAATAGTAGGACCAACAGTTGCTTTAATTTGTGCAATTCCAATTTTATAATTGTTAAGAGTATCAACAATTTTATTTTTATTGGCTTCAAGCTCCCCAGCATCTACAGAAATACTATCATCAAACTCTCTTAATAAGTTTAGTGTTGGGAATTTATAATTTCCTAAATCTAAAGTAGGGTCAAATTCACCAAAATCTTTTACCAATTTATCTGATAAATTAGAAGTAGTAATTTCTTCTTTGGTTACTTGTTCTATGTCTATTTTAAGCTCTTCTTTAGAAGCTTCTTTTTCTTTAGCAGTTGTAATGTTAGAATGATTTTGAATGGTAGGGCTCACATTTTTTATGGCCATTTCAAAAGTAGAAGTAGGTTTTTCTTCTTCGTCTTTTTCTTCAAATTCATCTAAAGAGATTATTTTTTCTTTGATGATTTCTTTTTCATCATCTACATTGTTTTCAATAAAATCTTTTGGTTCTTCTTGATTGTTTTCTTCGGACTCGATAATACCATCTTCTGAGCGTGAAGAAGCAAAACTATTTTTAAATTCTTGAATTTCTTCTTTTTTAGGGAACCATCCTTTTATTCTTTCTGGAGTAATTTTAAAACGAATTACAAAATAAGTTGCATAACCAAAAATGATTAAAATAATCAATCCAAAAGGAGCAAGGTAAGGAATTAAGTAGCTGTTTAATTCAACCCCAACCACACCAGCAATTAGCGCATTTTGATTGGCAAAAAAACCAAAAGTTGTAGCTGTCCAAATTAACCCTAACATTCCCCAATTCCACGATTTAAATATTTTTTTAACTGGAATTTTTAATAAGATATATAATCCAGTAAAAAATAAAAGAATAGGAATAATGATGGCAGCAATACCAAAACCTTTATAGATAAAAAAGTAGCTTAGGTTTGCTCCTAATTTTCCTAGTAAATTTTGTGCTTCAACAGCTTTATCTCCTAATTGATGAACAGTTGACTGATCTGCTTGCCAAGTAAAGAAAAATGAGATAAAGGCAGTAAATAAGAAAATACCAAAAAGCAACATGAATAAACCAAAAACGGTTTGTGTTTGTCTGTTATTGACAAATTCTTGTAGTTTTGCTTTTTGATTGGTATTTGTAGTAACTTTTTTGTTGCTTTTTTTGGGCATTTAAAACAGTAAATTTTTGGTAAAGATACAGAATTACTGAGATAGGAAAAGCATTAATTTAGGGATATAAATAAAGGCTACTATTACAGCTCCAAATAATCCTGCAAATAATACAGCACCAGCACTAACATCTTTTATAGTCCCAATTTTTTTATCAAAATCTGGTTGAATAAAATCTGCTATTTTTTCTATAGAAGTGTTTAAAGCTTCTACACTAATTACTAGTCCAATGGCTAAAAACTGTAACATCCATTCGGTTCTAGTAATGTTGGTAAAATATCCTAATAGACTTAGTAATATTGTACTAACACAATGTACTTTAATTGCATTTTCAGTTTTAATCAAATATACAGCACCAATAAATGCATATTTTAAACTTTCAATTCTATTAATTACAAAGTTTTGTTTTTTTT
Above is a genomic segment from Wenyingzhuangia fucanilytica containing:
- a CDS encoding FtsK/SpoIIIE family DNA translocase yields the protein MPKKSNKKVTTNTNQKAKLQEFVNNRQTQTVFGLFMLLFGIFLFTAFISFFFTWQADQSTVHQLGDKAVEAQNLLGKLGANLSYFFIYKGFGIAAIIIPILLFFTGLYILLKIPVKKIFKSWNWGMLGLIWTATTFGFFANQNALIAGVVGVELNSYLIPYLAPFGLIILIIFGYATYFVIRFKITPERIKGWFPKKEEIQEFKNSFASSRSEDGIIESEENNQEEPKDFIENNVDDEKEIIKEKIISLDEFEEKDEEEKPTSTFEMAIKNVSPTIQNHSNITTAKEKEASKEELKIDIEQVTKEEITTSNLSDKLVKDFGEFDPTLDLGNYKFPTLNLLREFDDSISVDAGELEANKNKIVDTLNNYKIGIAQIKATVGPTITLYEIVPEAGIRISKIKNLEDDIALSLSALGIRIIAPIPGKGTIGIEVPNQKATVVSMNSVIASNRFQQSKMELPIALGKTIANETFIFDLAKAPHLLMAGATGQGKSVGLNAILTSLLYKKHPAEIKFVLVDPKKVELTLFNKIERHYLAKLPDTDDAIITDTTKVIHTLNSLCIEMDNRYDLLKDAMVRNIKEYNEKFKARKLNPNDGHKFLPYIVLVIDEFADLIMTAGKEVETPIARLAQLARAIGIHLIVATQRPSVNVITGIIKANFPLRIAFRVTSKIDSRTILDAPGADQLIGRGDLLISSGNDLIRVQCAFVDTPEVEKITDFIGSQRAYPEAYQLPEYVGEDGSGTELDIDIADRDKLFREAAETIVIAQQGSASLLQRKLKLGYNRAGRLIDQLEAAGIVGSFEGSKARQVLVTDLTSLDQLLADEKNN
- a CDS encoding diacylglycerol kinase family protein, whose protein sequence is MQLQAFSFSMEQKKQNFVINRIESLKYAFIGAVYLIKTENAIKVHCVSTILLSLLGYFTNITRTEWMLQFLAIGLVISVEALNTSIEKIADFIQPDFDKKIGTIKDVSAGAVLFAGLFGAVIVAFIYIPKLMLFLSQ